GGCCGCGCTGATCTTCCTGTTCAATGTGTCGATGACCGTACTGGCGGGCAAGAAAACCGCAATTACCAACGTGCTCCTGATGGGCCTGTGGCTGCTGTCGCTGCTCTGGGTCTTTGCGTTTATCAACCCCGAGAACCTGTCCCTCGACAAAATGTACTGGTGGTTCGTCGTCCATCTCTGGGTCGAAGCGACCTGGGAACTGGTTATGGCGGCGATTCTGGCCTTCCTGCTGCTCAAGCTGACGGGCGTGGATCGTGAGGTGGTCGAAAAATGGCTCTATGTCATCGTTGCCACCGCGCTGTTCTCGGGCATTCTCGGCACCGGACATCACTTCTACTGGATTGGCCTGCCCGGCTACTGGCAGTGGATCGGCTCGATCTTCTCCACCTTTGAGGTGATCCCCTTCTTCCTGATGATGTCCTTTGCCTTTGTGATGGTCTGGAAGGGGCGCAAGAACCACCCCAACAAGGCCGCGCTTCTGTGGTCGCTGGGATCGAGCACCGTGGCGTTCTTTGGCGCCGGTGTCTGGGGGTTCCTTCATACCCTGCATGGTGTCAACTTCTACAGCCACGGCACTCAGATCACTGCTGCACATGGGCATCTGTCCTTCTACGGGGCCTATGTGGCGCTGAATCTCGCGGTCTTCACCTATGCCATGCCGATGCTGCGTGGGCGGGCACCCTATAACCAAGTCCTGAACATGGCGAGCTTCTGGCTGATGACCGGCGGCATGGCCTTCATGACCTTCGTCCTCACCTTTGCTGGCACCATCCAGACCCATATGCAGCGCGTCATTGGCGACTACTACATGGATGTTCAGGATAGTTTGGCGATTTTCTACCTGATGCGGTTTGGCGCCGGGGCCGCCGTTGTGATTGGCGCTCTCCTGTTCATCTATGCGCTGCTCGTGGTGCGTCGGGACGAGCTGATCGCACCGGGCCCGGTCCATGAGACCAGCACCATCGCAGGAGAATAGCCATGAATATGCAAACCCCCTGCGCGATCCCGCACTACTCTGAAATTGCAGTAGAATGCACCCTGTTCGAAACCGCATACAGCCAGGGTCTCCCCCTTCTGCTAAAGGGGCCAACCGGCTGCGGCAAAACACGTTTCGTCGAACATATGGCCGCCCGGCTCGGCCGTCCGCTATACACTGTGGCCTGCCACGATGACCTCTCGGCCGCCGACCTGATTGGCCGCTACCTGCTGAAGGGCGGCGACACCCAATGGGTCGACGGACCACTGACCCGGGCTGTCCGAGAAGGCGGGATCTGCTATCTCGATGAGGTCGTCGAGGCGCGCAAGGATGTGACAGTTGTGCTGCACCCTCTGACAGACAACCGCCGCAGGCTGATGATCGACCGCACCGGAGAAGAGCTGGTGGCGCCGCCAGGCTTCATGCTGGTCGCCTCCTACAATCCGGGCTACCAGAACGTGCTAAAGCGTCTCAAACCCTCAACACGTCAGCGCTTTCTCTCAGCCAGCTTCGACTTCCCGCACCCGCAGGCGGAAATCGCCATCGTTGCGCAGGAAAGCGGCCTGGATCCGTCCCGTGTTCAGCCTCTGGTCCGGCTGGCCGGGCACATCCGGTCGCTGTCGGGCATGGATCTTGAGGAAGGTGTCTCGACCCGGCTGCTGATCTACACCGCCAGCCTGATCCAAAGCGGCATGGCGATAGAAGCGGCACTGGACGCCGCGATCATCGAGCCCCTCACCGATGAAGAGGATATCAAACAAGCGCTGCGCGATCTGATCGCCACGATCTACGGGTAGCGCCATGAAATTGCTCGACCTGATGGAGCCGGAGGAAACTGTTGGCAACCTCTGGCACGATATGGCCAGCAATCTCGCCGGTGAGGTCGCAACGGATGGTGAAATTCTATCTGCTGCGGCCTGCCGGTTGCAGGACCTGCGGCGCAGCCTTGCCGTCCTGTTTCGCGCCTTGGGGGGAACTGCCTCTGTGGAATTGGTCGAAACCCCCGCTACCGTCGCGCAGCATCGTCGCTCCTTCGGCCATCGGATCGCCGCTGACCGGCTGCGTGAATATATCCCCTGCTATGACGGCACGCGGCTGGCCCTGCCGCCGGTGATCGCCTGCTTTCCCAGCTACGATCTGAACCGGGCCGCCTATTTCTGGCTTGTTGCGCTGGCGGCGGCAACCGATCCAGCAGAACTGCACCCGCGCGCCGACATGCCTGCGCAAGCGCTGGACATGGCCCGGATTCGGGCCAACATTGCCGCCAGCAGGCGGGCTGCCGAACATTGTCCGGGCCTGCGGCCCGCTTATCTCCGGATGGCCACTTTATGTGTGACACAGCGCCAATCACGACCGTTGCATACGGCCGAACGCGCAGTGGCAGAGCAGATCGTCGCCGCCCTGTCGTTGGATCCTTGGGCCATGGCGACCGACTGGGGCGAATTCACTCCCTCGACAGACAGCAGCAGGTCCCAAAGATACATGCCCTTCGCTCCGGTGCCGATCTGGCTGCGCTATTCCTCCCCCGAGAGTTCCGCCTCGGCTGCGGCCGATCCTGATGACCAAAGGACGCCACTGGCCGCCGCCACCATGAGCCAACGCAAGCTCGGCGTGCGTGCAGACCAGGAGCAGGCCCGTCGCCAGGACAGCTTCATCCTGCACCGATTTGAATCAATCCTGTCCTGGGTCGAGTCCATGAACATCAACCGAAGCGTTGATGACGACGATCCGGACAATGCCCAGAAAGCCGCCGAGGATCAGGATCTGATAATTCTGACCAAACACGACCGCCGCCTTGCCTCGCGGCTTCGACTGCATTTGGACCTGTCGCCCGCAGATGCCGAACACGAACGGTTGAGCGCTGAATTCACCTATCCCGAATGGAACCATCGTAGCCAAAGCGAGATGGCGGATCATTGCCGCGTGCTGGAGGCCGCAGCGCAGCCTGAAACCACACGTCCCTTCCGCCCCGATCCGCGCCAGATCCGCAGCGTCCGTCGCCAGTTCGAGGCCCTGCGTCCACGCCGGATCCTGCAACCGCGCCAGATCGACGGCGCCGAGCTGGATCTCGATGCGGTGATCAGCGCCCGGGCCGAGCTGGCCGCAACAGGGCGCGGCAGTGACCGGCTCTGGCAGAACACACGCCAGCAACAGCGGGATTTATCGGTCGCCTTTCTGATCGACACATCGCGTTCCACCGAGGCCGCAATTGCGGACAGCAGCGTGATTGAGATTGCGCGCAATGCCATGGCGGCGCTTGCGTTCGGGATCGACGTGGGCGGCGACCGATTGGCGATCTGGGGGTTCTCCTCGCTCCGCCGCGATCGCGTTTTCCTGACCCGCTGCAAGGGGTTCGACACGCCGATGTCTGAGGACGTCACCGCCAATATCGGCGCGTTGCAACCGGGCCATTATACACGGCTTGGCGCCGCAATCCGCCACGTCAGCGCGCAGTTGGCAACGGAGCCGTCCAGCCGTAAGCTGCTGATTATCCTCACCGATGGCAAACCCAACGATCTGGACCATTACGAAGGCCAGCATGGCATCGAAGACAGCCGCATGGCCGTTCGGACAGCCCGGCGCGCAGGCCAGCGCCTGCACGGCATCATCATCGACGAAGACGGTCAGGACTGGTTTGCCCGAATTTTCGGACGCGGCGGGTTTTCACTGCTGTCGGATCCCACACGGCTGACCCGCGCGCTGCCCGACATTTACCGAACACTCACACAGGAGACCTGACATGCGCCGTATCTTGCTCATCCTATCCTGCGCCGCGACCGTCGCTTCGCCCGCCATGGCCAAGGGCTTTGACCGGCCTGTTCCGCACGCGCAATCGGCAACTGCCGAATTCTGGTTTGTACTGGCCTGCATCGCCTTGGTTATGGCGCTTGCGGCGGTGCACATGCTGGTGATGCGGCGATGACTGCGCGAGCCGGTTGGTCGCGCTTGCGCATAACCGTCACACTCTACCCGTTTGGCGCCGGTGCGATGGCACTGAACGTATATTTCGCTGCTCTGATCACCAGCTGGCTGGGTCTGCCCGTTCTGGGCATATCCCCGTCGATCATCATAGGTGCGGTAATCGCCCTGCCCGCCACCTACGCCTTTGCCGGACATATCCGACACCTTATGGACAGCGCCGAAGTGCCGCAATCCTGAACCTGTTACCCGAATACCAGCGGAGCTGACCCATGGCCGTGACCACCAAGGCAGATGCCGGAAATTCCACAACGACATTGCGCACCCCGCCGATACTCTCCTATGGTTTCCGGCCGTTTTTCCTGCTTGCGACGCTTTGGGCAGGACTGGCGATGATCGCCTGGATCGGGCTGCTCGGCGGAACGCTGACCCTACCGCTCAGGCTTGATCCTGTATCCTGGCACGCGAAGTCTTTTCTCTTTGGTTTCCTCAGCGCCGTTCTCGCGGGCTTTCTGCTTACCGCCGTGCCAAACTGGACCGGTCGCGCTCCGCTCACCGGAGGACCGCTGCTGGCACTGGTTCTGTTGTGGATGGCGGGACGTCTCGTGACGCTATGTGGCGCATTTCTTCCGGTCTGGACCCTCACTCTGGTCGATGTGAGTTTTCCACTCATGCTTGGCGCCGTGGTCCTGCGCGAGATCATCGCAGGAAAGAACTGGCGCAACCTCGTCATCCTTCTATTGCTGGCTATACACGCATTGGCGCTGCTTCTGCTGCATCTGGAAACGGCTGCGGGCGGCTATCCCGCACAGGGGTTGGGGCTGCGTCTGGGACTGGCCAACGCGATTGGAATGATCTGCCTGATCGGCGGACGTATCATCCCCAGTTTCACCCGGAACTGGTTGGTCAAACAGGGGGCTGATGTGCGCCCTGCGGATCCAATGCAATCTCTGGACAAAATCGCATTGGCACTCAGCCTGCCGACCTTGGCCATATGGGTTGCTGTACCAGATCACATCGCAGCCGCAGCGGCGCTGGCCATCTTTGGTGTTGCGCAGATGCTGCGACTGGTCCGCTGGCAGGGACATCACACAGGAGCGGAGCCACTGCTGGGCATTCTGCACCTGGCTTATGCAATGATCCCCATCGGCGCCCTCCTGATGGCCTCGATCCGGCTGCTGCGGCTGCCGCTGGATCCCGCATCCGCCCAGCATCTGTGGATGGCCGGGGCTATTGGCATAATGACGCTGGCCGTCATGATCCGCGCCACGCTCGGACATACCGGCCGCCCACTGGTCGCAGGAGCAGGCACCCGACTGCTCCTGTTGGCGATCATCATAGCCACCTTCGCGCGGCTTGTGGCGAACAGCGGGTCCGATATAGCGCATGAGCTCTATCTGATCTCGGCAATCGCGTGGTGCATCGCCTTCTTCGGCTTCGCATTGCTCTTCGGACGGGCCCTGGTCTCCACCCGACGACCGGCGACGGACACCTAGCGCGACACCATCGTCGGGACTGTACCAACCTAGTGCAATGATTTTGCTCACAAAAGCTTAGGTAATACAGCAGAATCACTCGCCATCACGTCGCAGTCGAAGTAACACACTGCACATGCGATTCGCGGTACATATCCTGCCACGGCTGGCCATGATGCTAGCACTGGTGCTGGCCATGGTCGGCACCGGATTTGCACATCGCTATGACCGCGCCGTTGACTCGCCCGACTATGCCGCCTTTGTCGCCGCAGGCGGCACATTAAGCGATCTCTGTGGTGACAGCACGGACCCAGATCACGGTGCTCGTGCAAAATGTGAGGCCTGCCGACTGACCGCTGCGGCCCTGATGCCGAGCCATCCAGAAACGCCCGGCCTGAGCTTGGTACAGCGTCCGAGAACACGCGCAGCCGTCGTCAAACCGCTGCGCCGCGACCGCCCGCGTGGTCCGGCACATCGCACCCGGGCCCCTCCAGCGCCATTGACCTTCCTTCTCTGACGTCAATTGCAAACTATGCGCTGCCACACCGGCAGCCAAAAAAGGCCTGGAGCCAACCTATGACCCTGCCCCATTCCCCCGTGCAGCCGCAGGGCCGCACGCAGAAACTCTATTTTGCTGCCTGGCGGTGGCATTTCTACACCGGTCTGTTCGTCATTCCGTTTCTCGCAACACTCGCGCTAACCGGGCTGGCCATGCTGTGGATCGCCTGGGTCGACGGGCGCGATGGCGAACGTACCCCCGTCACTGTCCAAGCCCACGCCCTGCCACTTTCGGCGCAGGCCGATGCCGCGCAGGCAATCCTGCCTGATGGCATCTTGAAAACATATGTGGCCCCCCGAGGGGCCGACCTCGCCGCGCTCTTTCGCATCGATCACGACGGTGACGCAGTGATGGTTGCGGTTGACCCCTATACGGCCACGGTCATCGAAACCTTCCCGCGCCGCAGCGGATGGTATGATTTCGCCGACAGTCTGCATAGCGATCTGATGCTCGGCGTCACTGGCGACCGCATCCTGGAAACCGCTGCCTCTCTGACCATGCTGCTGATCGCGACCGGCCTATACATGTGGTGGCACCGAAATCTGGGCTGGCGCCACGCATTGCTGCCGAGCCGGGGACGCGGCCGGACGACGTGGAGATCTCTGCACGGGGTGGTCGGTTTCTGGATTTCGCTTTTTCTTGCACTGTTTCTGGTTTCAGGCCTTGCCTGGGCCGGAATCTGGGGTGGGAAACTGGTTCAGGCCTGGAGCCAGTTTCCGGCGGAGAAATGGGACAACGTCCCCCTGTCCGGCGATACCCATGCCAGCATGGACCACACCCGCCGCGAGGTTCCCTGGGCACTTGAGCAGACGCCGATGCCAGCTTCAGGGGGAACTGCGGGCATCAGCGGTGTTATCGGTGCAACTGTCGACATCGACAGCATTGACGCCCTGGCGCGCCATATCGGATTTGGCGGACGATATCAGCTCAGCATTGCACGCGGCGATACCGGTGTCTGGACCCTAAGCCGCGATTCCATGAGCACCGACAGTATCAACCCCACCTCTGACCGGACTGTCCATGTCGACCGCTACACCGGTAAGATTCTGGCGGATGTCCGATTTGCCGATTATTCTTGGCCCGGAAAGGCGATGGCCGTCGGGATTGCCCTCCATATGGGCACGTTGGGACTGTGGAGCGTTCTGGCAAATACGCTGGTTTGCCTCTCAATCCTGTTTCTATGTGCCAGTGCCGTGGTGCTCTGGTGGAAGCGTCGTCCTGCCAAATCAGGCCGCCTCTCCGCCCCGCCGATGCCCAAGGAGCTGCCTCTCTGGAAAGGCGCAGGACTGGTCGGAATTGCAGTATGCATTGCCTTTCCGATGGCGGGGCTGGCTCTTCTGGCGCTGCTGATGCTGGACGGGTTGATCCTGACGCGCCTGCCCGCGCTACGCCACCGCCTGACATAACACCAGCCGAAACATGCGGCAGATACGCCAGCGACCAGACATGCGCACGACCCAAGATATGACTGCACCGCCCGATGGGCGGTGCAGAGGGTCTCACTTCTGAGATGCGCTGGCCGGATCGCGGAGCCGGTCACGCAGTTTGTGCAATGTCACCACGGCGCTGCTATCGTTGAGATTGATACCGCCGGTTTCCTTCGCAAGCTTCTGTAGTTCCGCATAGAACTTTCCCAGGGCCGCAAGCGTCTGCACGACAAGATCGAAATCTTGCAGAGATTGCCGCTCTTCGCGGGTTGGAGGCGTCCCACGCTCAAAGATTGTAAGCACCGTATCTTCAAGCGCCTGCACCTGGGTTTGCAACCGCTGCATTTCCGCGCGTGACACATCGCAAAGATCACTCACCGTGTGACCCTTTGGCGGTGGTGTCGACTGCATGTTCATAGGCGGCCAACCACTTGCTCGATTGCCTGCTTCATCGTGGCAACGGTGAACGGCTTGCGAATGATGTTATTCATCGCCAGGCGACGACCGACTTCAACGATCTCCGGTGTCGGTTTGCCCGTGACGAGGATAAAGCCTACACGTTGCGTCACGCGGTGCTCACGCAGCGCTTTCAGCAGGCCAAGCCCATCCATGCCCGGCATGTTGTAGTCGGACAGCACCAGGTGAACCGGATTGGTCACGAGCTTCTGAAACGCAGATTGCCCGTTGTTTTCAACCATGTAGTTACTCACGCCAAGCTCGTCCAGACATTGGGTCAGGATGCCTCGGCTGGTAGACATATCGTCAACGACCATCACACGCAGAGAGTCTTTCAAGCTCATTTTTAGTTCCTCATTTTCTCTTTTTTTGCCGGACTGCTCAGGTGTTCCCACCGGCAGGAGAGTTTAAGTAAGTGGTGATCCCGACGGTCTGCAGCGCCGATGCCGCAGGGCCGGACATACGTTCCGAGTGGCCGATAAACAGATAGCCGCCCGGATTGAGACTGCGCTGAAAGGCGTGCCAGACCTTTTGCTGGGTCGGGGTATCAAAGTAGATGGCCACGTTTCGACAGAAGATGGCGTCAAACTTTCCTTTGAACGGAAAGGGTTCGATCAGGTTGAGCACACCAAATGTCAGCAGGGCACGCAGATCTTCGCGGATCGCACCATCTTGCCCTTCGATCTTATAGTAGCCGCTGTATTTCTGCGGGATCTGCGACAGCTCTTCAGCAGAGTAGCGTGCCGACGACGCCTTGCGGACAACAACAGGATCGATATCGGTGCCAAGGATTTTGACATCCAGTTTCTCAACATCCGGGCACAGTTCCTTTAGCACCATCGCGATGGTGTAGGGTTCCTGCCCGTTCGAACACCCTGCCGACCAAATTCGCACCCTATCTCCGCGACGCGCCTTTTCCAGGAGCGGCGGCAGCACGTCGTCGCGCAAAGTGTCAAAGTGATGCGGCTCTCGAAAGAACTGCGTCACATTTGTCGTCAGCAGAGACAGCAGCTCGCTGCGCTCCACATCCGCATTTGGTCCGTTCAACTCCTTCAGGTAGGATTTGAAATCGGTATAGTTGAGCTTGCGCAACCGCCGCGCCAAGCGAGAAGAAACCAAGGGTTTCTTGCTGCTGGACATGGCCAGCCCAAAGTGCTTGTGCGCGAAATCGGCGATGGCTTCGAAATCCTGATCAGACAGGGTGAAACCATCCGCACGAGAATCAATGGGATTGGCAATGGTCACGAGATCACCTGTTCCGGTACAGTGATGACCGCATCCAGATTGATGATCCGCACCATGGTTTCATCGTGCGAAATAATCCCTTGGATGTAGTCCATCGTGTTGCGACTATCCACCGGCGGGGTGTCCTGGATATCATCCGGGTTGATCGAGATGATCTCCGATACTGACTCTGCCAGCAGACCAACCGGCTTGCCGTGCACCGAGACAACGATCACGACGTTTCGCTCGCTCGCTTCGGTCTGCTGCAGCCCAAATCGCGCGGACAGATCGTAGATCGGGATCACCGCGCCGCGTAGGTTCATCACGCCCAAGACATCTGCGGGCGCATGAGGCAGGATCGTCACCGGAGACCAGCGACGGATTTCCCGGATCTGCGTGATTTTCAGACAGAACGCCTGACCAGCAACGGTGAAACTGACAAATTCGCTGTGCTGGGCGTGTTTGACTTCTGAATCTTCATATTTGGCTTCAGCTTGCGATTGCATTGCTTATTCTCCGCTCTGTGTCGAAAGCGGCTGCAGAAGGCGAAGCCGCAAGAATACTTTCAGGATCAAGGATCATAGCGATCTTACCGTCACCAAGAATGGTGGCAGCGGCGACGCCGGGAATATTCCCGCAAACGCCATCGAGGCTTTTGATGACCACCTGGCGTTGATCGTGAATATCGTCCACGGCCAAGGCACTGCGCTGACCAGTCTCCGTTTCTACCAGAAGATAGACGCCCGGTGGCTGATCCTGGTCGGCCTTGGACAATCCAAGCGCCCCGCCCACATCGCAAACAGGGACGAAGTTACCCCTGATCGACAGCAGCGTGCCATCGGCCCCCAGATTGTTGACCATGTCATCACTGCCGCGCATTGTTTCGACAATGGACGTGATCGGGACAACCATCGTTTGGTCGGCGACCGAAACAACCATTCCATCCATGACTGCAAGTGTCAGGGGCAGAATGATGGTGAAGACCGACCCCTTGCCCGGGGTAGAGGCAATATTGATCCGCCCGCCCAAAGCTGTGACAGCGTTTTTGACCACATCCATGCCAACACCACGCCCGGAGAGATTGGAAATCTCTTTGGCTGTGGAGAAACCAGGCAAGAACAACAGGTTGTCGATCTCGCTGTCGGTCAGGTCCGCATTCTCTGGAATGAGACCTTTGTCGATCGCGATCTGCTTCACCCGCGGGCGATTAACGCCGGCACCATCGTCCTTGATCTCGATACAGACACTACCGGACCGGTGAGACGCTGACAGACGGATCTCGCCGCTGCGGCTTTTACCCGCAGCTTCGCGATCGTCGGGCTTTTCGACACCGTGATCGACCGCGTTCCGCAAGATATGGGTCAACGGATCGGAGAGACGCTCGATGACCGTCTTGTCGACCTCGGTATTCTCACCCTCGGTGATCAGCTTAGCTGTTTTTCCAGTTGCGGCTGAGGCCTCACGAACAATCCGCGCCATACGCTGAAACAGCGGTTTGACGGGTTGCGCGCGAATAGACATGACACCTTCCTGGATATCGCGGGCAAGATTTTTAAAGCCCTCCAGTTCGGTCTCGACATCCCGCAGATCCGCAACATCAAGGTTGGCAATTTGCTGTGCCAACATCGAATGGTTGATGATCAATTCGCCGACGGCGTTGATCAGACGATCGACGCGTTCCAGGTCGACCCGCAGCGTTGGATTTGGCCCACGCTGCTCGGACTTCGCGGCCTCAGCTTTTGGCGCAGCCGCTTTCGCGGCCACCGGGGCCGCCACAGCCTCCGGTTCTGGAGCTGAGACCGGCGGTTCAAAAGGGGCAGCCACCTGATCACCGCCTTCCTCTGGAGCGGCACCAAATGCAGCCTCCAGTGCAGCCAGAGCATTGGCCTCGTCTTCTTCATCCATGTCGGATTCGATGGACAGCTCGCACAGCCCTTCGACAAACTCAAACACAGACTCGATTGCAGACTTTGGCTCTGTTGTGGTGAGCGTCAAGGCCCAGATAAGATAGCTCTCGTCGGTATCCAGAGCATCGAAACCTGGCAACTCGCTCTCGTCAAGCGTCACCTCCAGCGTGCCCAGATCAGCTAGCGTCTGGAACAGGAAGTAAGGCTCGTTACCGGTCCCGTACATGTCTTTCAATGGATGGAAACGGATCGAGTAAACCCGCTCTTTCTCCACCTCGATTGGCGACATCTCAAAGGCACCGCCCAACCCCATGGGCTGGAAAACCACCTCTTCTTCATCCTCATCGATATATTCCTCGAGAGCCGCGATGAGCACATCGTGATGGGCCTCATCGGTGCTGCCACCATCGCGCGCGGTCGAAACGAGATCAGAGAGATGATCGCTGGAGCGCAGCAACAGCTGGATCAGCTTGGTATCAAGACCAAGCCGGTTGGCCCGCACTTCGTCAAAGACGGTTTCGAATTTATGGGCAAAGGCCACCAGCTCATCCAAGCCAAATGCGCCCGCCCCCCCTTTGATCGAATGAACCGCCCGGAAGACAGCATTGACCACCTCAGGGTCATGATCGCCTCCTTCGATAGCGGTCAAACCCTCATCCATTGCTTCGAGGAGCTCTTCGCACTCCTCGAAGAATGTGTCCTGTATCGACCCGGCCATCTTAGGCTGCGGCCCCGGTGACGCGTTTCAGCGCGAAAATCAGGGATGCGTCGTCGAATGGCTTGGTGATCCATCCGGTCGCGCCGGCACCGCGGGCGCGGGCCTTCAGTTCGGGCGCGCTCTCGGTGGTCAGGACCAGGATTGGAACCTTGGAATTGATGCCTTCCCCGCGCAGCTCTTCAATGACGCCGAACCCGTCGAGGTTTGGCATGTTGATGTCGGTAATCACCACATCCGGAGCCACGTCGGCATACATGTCCACACCTTCGCGGCCATCCACCGCGCAATGGTATTCAAAACCGGCCTCTTCAAGAGCGGCGGCCAGGAGATTCCGGATCGTGCGGGAATCGTCGATTGCCAGAACTTTCGTCTTCATGCTGTTTCCTCG
Above is a window of Phaeobacter sp. A36a-5a DNA encoding:
- a CDS encoding cbb3-type cytochrome c oxidase subunit I translates to MKYQSQKVAQAYFICALALFGIQVIGGLLAGWIYVAPNFLSELLPFNIIRMIHTNALIVWLLLGFFGAAYFLIPEESEREIFSVKLAYLQLAILMIGTLGAVGSYLVGIHGGREFLEQPLWVKFGILVAALIFLFNVSMTVLAGKKTAITNVLLMGLWLLSLLWVFAFINPENLSLDKMYWWFVVHLWVEATWELVMAAILAFLLLKLTGVDREVVEKWLYVIVATALFSGILGTGHHFYWIGLPGYWQWIGSIFSTFEVIPFFLMMSFAFVMVWKGRKNHPNKAALLWSLGSSTVAFFGAGVWGFLHTLHGVNFYSHGTQITAAHGHLSFYGAYVALNLAVFTYAMPMLRGRAPYNQVLNMASFWLMTGGMAFMTFVLTFAGTIQTHMQRVIGDYYMDVQDSLAIFYLMRFGAGAAVVIGALLFIYALLVVRRDELIAPGPVHETSTIAGE
- a CDS encoding CbbQ/NirQ/NorQ/GpvN family protein, producing MNMQTPCAIPHYSEIAVECTLFETAYSQGLPLLLKGPTGCGKTRFVEHMAARLGRPLYTVACHDDLSAADLIGRYLLKGGDTQWVDGPLTRAVREGGICYLDEVVEARKDVTVVLHPLTDNRRRLMIDRTGEELVAPPGFMLVASYNPGYQNVLKRLKPSTRQRFLSASFDFPHPQAEIAIVAQESGLDPSRVQPLVRLAGHIRSLSGMDLEEGVSTRLLIYTASLIQSGMAIEAALDAAIIEPLTDEEDIKQALRDLIATIYG
- a CDS encoding nitric oxide reductase activation protein NorD, producing the protein MKLLDLMEPEETVGNLWHDMASNLAGEVATDGEILSAAACRLQDLRRSLAVLFRALGGTASVELVETPATVAQHRRSFGHRIAADRLREYIPCYDGTRLALPPVIACFPSYDLNRAAYFWLVALAAATDPAELHPRADMPAQALDMARIRANIAASRRAAEHCPGLRPAYLRMATLCVTQRQSRPLHTAERAVAEQIVAALSLDPWAMATDWGEFTPSTDSSRSQRYMPFAPVPIWLRYSSPESSASAAADPDDQRTPLAAATMSQRKLGVRADQEQARRQDSFILHRFESILSWVESMNINRSVDDDDPDNAQKAAEDQDLIILTKHDRRLASRLRLHLDLSPADAEHERLSAEFTYPEWNHRSQSEMADHCRVLEAAAQPETTRPFRPDPRQIRSVRRQFEALRPRRILQPRQIDGAELDLDAVISARAELAATGRGSDRLWQNTRQQQRDLSVAFLIDTSRSTEAAIADSSVIEIARNAMAALAFGIDVGGDRLAIWGFSSLRRDRVFLTRCKGFDTPMSEDVTANIGALQPGHYTRLGAAIRHVSAQLATEPSSRKLLIILTDGKPNDLDHYEGQHGIEDSRMAVRTARRAGQRLHGIIIDEDGQDWFARIFGRGGFSLLSDPTRLTRALPDIYRTLTQET
- a CDS encoding protein NnrT, whose protein sequence is MRRILLILSCAATVASPAMAKGFDRPVPHAQSATAEFWFVLACIALVMALAAVHMLVMRR
- a CDS encoding NnrT protein, with the translated sequence MALNVYFAALITSWLGLPVLGISPSIIIGAVIALPATYAFAGHIRHLMDSAEVPQS
- a CDS encoding NnrS family protein, coding for MAVTTKADAGNSTTTLRTPPILSYGFRPFFLLATLWAGLAMIAWIGLLGGTLTLPLRLDPVSWHAKSFLFGFLSAVLAGFLLTAVPNWTGRAPLTGGPLLALVLLWMAGRLVTLCGAFLPVWTLTLVDVSFPLMLGAVVLREIIAGKNWRNLVILLLLAIHALALLLLHLETAAGGYPAQGLGLRLGLANAIGMICLIGGRIIPSFTRNWLVKQGADVRPADPMQSLDKIALALSLPTLAIWVAVPDHIAAAAALAIFGVAQMLRLVRWQGHHTGAEPLLGILHLAYAMIPIGALLMASIRLLRLPLDPASAQHLWMAGAIGIMTLAVMIRATLGHTGRPLVAGAGTRLLLLAIIIATFARLVANSGSDIAHELYLISAIAWCIAFFGFALLFGRALVSTRRPATDT
- a CDS encoding DUF2946 family protein produces the protein MRFAVHILPRLAMMLALVLAMVGTGFAHRYDRAVDSPDYAAFVAAGGTLSDLCGDSTDPDHGARAKCEACRLTAAALMPSHPETPGLSLVQRPRTRAAVVKPLRRDRPRGPAHRTRAPPAPLTFLL
- a CDS encoding PepSY-associated TM helix domain-containing protein, with product MTLPHSPVQPQGRTQKLYFAAWRWHFYTGLFVIPFLATLALTGLAMLWIAWVDGRDGERTPVTVQAHALPLSAQADAAQAILPDGILKTYVAPRGADLAALFRIDHDGDAVMVAVDPYTATVIETFPRRSGWYDFADSLHSDLMLGVTGDRILETAASLTMLLIATGLYMWWHRNLGWRHALLPSRGRGRTTWRSLHGVVGFWISLFLALFLVSGLAWAGIWGGKLVQAWSQFPAEKWDNVPLSGDTHASMDHTRREVPWALEQTPMPASGGTAGISGVIGATVDIDSIDALARHIGFGGRYQLSIARGDTGVWTLSRDSMSTDSINPTSDRTVHVDRYTGKILADVRFADYSWPGKAMAVGIALHMGTLGLWSVLANTLVCLSILFLCASAVVLWWKRRPAKSGRLSAPPMPKELPLWKGAGLVGIAVCIAFPMAGLALLALLMLDGLILTRLPALRHRLT
- a CDS encoding response regulator, with translation MSLKDSLRVMVVDDMSTSRGILTQCLDELGVSNYMVENNGQSAFQKLVTNPVHLVLSDYNMPGMDGLGLLKALREHRVTQRVGFILVTGKPTPEIVEVGRRLAMNNIIRKPFTVATMKQAIEQVVGRL
- a CDS encoding CheR family methyltransferase — translated: MTIANPIDSRADGFTLSDQDFEAIADFAHKHFGLAMSSSKKPLVSSRLARRLRKLNYTDFKSYLKELNGPNADVERSELLSLLTTNVTQFFREPHHFDTLRDDVLPPLLEKARRGDRVRIWSAGCSNGQEPYTIAMVLKELCPDVEKLDVKILGTDIDPVVVRKASSARYSAEELSQIPQKYSGYYKIEGQDGAIREDLRALLTFGVLNLIEPFPFKGKFDAIFCRNVAIYFDTPTQQKVWHAFQRSLNPGGYLFIGHSERMSGPAASALQTVGITTYLNSPAGGNT
- a CDS encoding chemotaxis protein CheW, producing MQSQAEAKYEDSEVKHAQHSEFVSFTVAGQAFCLKITQIREIRRWSPVTILPHAPADVLGVMNLRGAVIPIYDLSARFGLQQTEASERNVVIVVSVHGKPVGLLAESVSEIISINPDDIQDTPPVDSRNTMDYIQGIISHDETMVRIINLDAVITVPEQVIS